Below is a window of Paramisgurnus dabryanus chromosome 20, PD_genome_1.1, whole genome shotgun sequence DNA.
AGGGCTGCAATGATTTAttgtgtgtcccattaaaaatgcctgtctgaaatcgtttcggaatcgcaaggctgcggttatgtgtttcatgcacagcttgtgcgaaTACTATGGCAgtatttggtcagtaggaactccttatcaatctaaaatcattatgagttgaagtcgtttataacgtgcatttaaaaaagcaacactctgGCTGCGACCGAACccgcatactgtacagtaggtactgaataagatgaagtacctacttacttccgttaaaacagtaggtactgtatagtatgaatcctagtagtatgaatgagattcggacgtactacatccgccatgttgctacatcacgtgacatacggcATCATCACCTCATGTCATTTCAGCATGAAAACAGCcgcatgcctcttcttcttcgttggataactcctctcccaggggatcatgggatagtgaagtgtccattctatgcacactgcaaaatctaaccggaagtagtaggtcatccgggtacttttcacatactgtttttcaaatactatgtattcggacatactactcgcctcgcctactgcttttcgcgtactatatagtatgaagtaggcggtttcggacgcagcatctggaatgctacttcttctgtggcacaaagggagtttctgcacgagaccgccccctggctttgggatgtgccgggatttcaccataattcattgATTGAGAAAACGTGCATTTGcatgattaatcgttacagccttactatatacacatgcaaatgtttcttaattatatacatgtgtgtgtatttaaacataattattatacacagtacacccacatatattaagtaaacaaaaacgtttattctgcaaacgattagtcgcgactaatcgtgaggcagcactaCTACCatatcagggctccagactttTTTTTTGAGactgtgccactgaattttacatccagttggacatgtgcgaccagtaaatttgacctttttttgtgagttgacactgaatttgaaacagcacattgtactttctgcatctatcatcaaagtatttattagtaatacagtggaaatttgtagaaatgtgaatatttggttagcatgttgatttaggatgtgtgcccctaaattttttggttgcgcccctaaaattggGGGCcactcctagtgaaaaaagttagtctggagccctgcataTCATAGCATTATAGACAAGTCTAAGTAGGCCCATTTTGGTTGATTTCCCAATATAGTGTTGCATTAGCAGGACAAcggttgtgggttcgattcccatgGAACAAACATACTTAGGAAAATGTACAACTTGAATGGAATTCGCCTTGGATataagcatctgccaaatgtataaatgtaaatgcagaGAAGTGTGTGGGGAAGGATTATCTATTTGTTTTGCAAACAGAGGGAGTGTTTGGGAGGTTTGCCaatacatactgtacacaaTCTCACCTTTGCAGTCCTGTCCCTTGAGCCACTCACTATCACACCCCCTTTACAATCAACGCAGTTCACCTCCTGTTTGTGACCACAATACGCAACAGAGTATTCACATCCTCTGTCATGAACGATTATTTTAccatcactgaaaaaaatgaagcAGTGATAAATGGATGTTATTAGACATAAAAACTCTAAAAAGAACTGTAAAaagaataaaatgtatttacccTCCTGCACTGATAAGATGTGTGTCTGTTAGAATAAATCTGCACACATCTTCTTGGTGTCCTGAAAAAAAGGCCACTCGATTATTCTGCAACTTTCCTCCCTCGGGTCTCAGATGATACGCACTGATGTTTGCTGCCTGAGACAGATACAGCACATCACAGTCCAGCTGTATCCATGGCAACAAGCTGTGGGCGAACAATCAAGGAATGGAAATTACTCCTACACATGTTTTTCTGTAGTTCAATCTGTATCTTGGGGCTTAAGGTGACGAGAAGGCTAATAAAAAAGACACAATAATGTCTTGGCCATATTGGCAAGGTCATTGACACTCCCCGAGTCAGaggataaatgtaaaaaaatatgcattaggGGGTTGGAAAGTATGATATATTCCAATATCATTTGGAATTCcttttgaaatatgaaatatgGACAGATTTACCCATGTTATTATTTTACTGGCTTGCACATCAAGTTTGTGAATGATATTTTGTGTACAATTCAGGTTATTTTACACCTGATCGTTGAAAATGTTTATGACCAGGGTGTAAGGATTTAAATATAAGATAACAAACATTTAACTCACTTTATCTTCCATTTTAAAAGAATTTCTTTCCGACAAAATCCACGGCTCCAGTTTTGCGACACCCGCACTCTTTCCTTCAGAGAGATCGAAGGACACCTGTAACAATTAGTGATAAATATACAGTGAATAGACTGTTAACTGTCCTTTCCAGCATACAGTAAATACTATTTTGGGAATGCACACATAAACGAAGTGTAATAATTGCCATATTAGTCAGTTCAAATACACTACTAAGCCATCAACCCAAATGTATCTTGAGTAAGAAAAAGATGTGATGACGTAATAGCATCGTAATGAAGGCAAAAACCGAGCTGtcaaaaatgaatataaaaatattgaaacattttcttttgttaATTCGTTTTAAGTTCCtcttttaaagtttatttttctatattttttattcatttgttgCTACAAGTATACATGGTTctcagtttgtgtttgttatgcaCGTGTTACTTTAATGCAATTTAATTGTTGATGCGTTTAAAAGGTCAACATTTTTGGATAAAACAGTAATGTGGTCAATTATAACTCATAATCCAAAAATAGCTAAAACATTTAATACCCAGCGACACTAATctgtttattttcttcttttacTAGTACGTCCCTCTCCCTTAAAAGTTCTGCATGTAAACAAGACCCACGTGACTGTCAGCGTAAGTAACTTGGTGAATCGTAGGCTACGCTGTTTATCATTACGTCACCACCTCTCTGAATGCGCTTTGCCCTACGCAGCCTACGTAGTTCTTTTACTACGCGTAGGCCAAAACTTGCAAGCTAGCCACACACAAACAGTTTATCCTGAAATCCTTACACGTCTATTCCCTGTCGTGTCAGGCCAGTATTAATAATATCTTTCGCTATTCTCCTCCAAACAGCGTCTCTGGAGATGAACTGGTAACTTCTCCTGCATGCTTGAGAGAGACGACAGAGCGATCTTTGATCCAAATACGACAGGACGTGGAAGAGGACATCCTCGGGTAAATGAAACAGAAACATTGCGCCTCCTCctctcttttcttttctttgtcACGCTGTGTCTACCTCGACTAATATGACGGGTTTTAAAAGGAAGACATTCGTCGGTTTTACGCAGGAATATGCAGAATCCCATGTTTTGTCAAAGCGTGCAGACACTACAAGCGCAAGAAGCCATCGCCAAATGAAAGTCACGTGATCCATGCGCTGTGTAGGTTGTTGTGTTCGACCTTATACGGCGCTGCGCAGGTCGATCtgcgtatgacatcaaagtaccgcgagagcggtaTGAAAGCGTTGCTTTCTAACATCTCTCGCGATACTTGGATTTTTCAGAGCTGCTTCTGCAAAATTTTCGGTAATTAGGCTTTGCCAATATCTTTTGTTATTTCTGTTGTGTTGATGTTTGCCTTCTATGTCTAACATATATTATAATTTTAgaatctgttaaaaaaaagttcacccaaattttacaaaaacatttacatttaacacATAGGGTGAGTGTGGTAGAAACGTGTTTTAATCTACCTGAATTcaccatattttttatattcattAGAAAGGCTGTTTACAGAGTTAGACATTATTATGAATGTTCCAAGAACAGGGAAAACCATgtattagtttatttatttagtgtttattttattgttaatgTTTTAGTACTGTCCTTATTTGGGCTGATTTGCCCTGACTGAAACTGTTTTATATCAGATTATGAGGTCAATTGTAACTTAAAGACAATAAAAAGCTCATTTCACAGTCGAGAAACAGAATTCAGGCTTGTTTTCTCAGGACTTTTATTTCTCTGAAGACATGCTCAGTTGCTTGTGGAATGcaattttcttcttttcttcacTCAGCCTGTCCTCCAATCACTCAACTTGTCCACCCTCACTCTATGGCACATTCAATTGCCTTGATGTTTTTCGTCTTCCTCCTCTTCTCTTTCTATGGCGAGCCTCTTGTAATTGACAGAGGACCCCGTCTCATGTAAGCTTTCACTGCTTGTCATTGTAcaacatgttttttatattagctcCACAATGGGGCCATTTGATCCCAGGTTATGGTATGTGATTGTCAGTAATGCGACTACTTGATGGCTGCCTTTGTTTGAACCAAAGTGGTGGCCTGACCTCAGTCCATTCAGTGTGGTGACCATGTTACGCAGGCCTCTGTATCTTTTTACTTTCTCAGTCACTCCCTTACTGAGCTTAGTGTAGTTCAATACAATGTCACAGATATTACCTCTTTAACAGCCatatcctctctctctctctctgttcagGGAACCCAGTGTAGCCACCCTATAATTTGCCGATGTCTATTGTAAAAGTGTAGCTTTAGGTATTTAGGATAAATTGCAAATGGtctatatgtttttatttaagtcATCTTATTTGATGTTGAAAGGTCTATTTGGGTCATTTTCCTGTAAATATCTAAACTGAGTAAATATATGAAGTGAGGAACCAACAGGGTTCCCACGCATTAgttaaattcaaggacctttcaaggactttccaggtccaatactcTCAAATTCatggactaaatgtggggacacatttcaagtgacaGCAaggttaccttttaagatacactGTTACTGtttcctttcgagggaacttgcgctgcgtcactgcggtgacactttgtggacgcctccaggggtaagtgcttctgaatgtgtatatcaaattcaaccaatggtgaggcttaacgacaaagaacgcgggagccaggaagtatatcgctatctgaaatattgccaaagacggcaggACGcgggaagtatggcaagggagacacagcgtctcgttcccttctcagggaacaacagttacatacgtaacccaagacgttttcatgtgtcaaacacaacgaTGCAAAAAAGCATTAAGAATGAATCAACTTTcgcttacagaagatataagaatttaaagcgaacagtttagcacgtgtgcttaaaaagtctagaatttgtaTGAAATTATCCtgcactacacagggaataatatggatttttttccagaaaacttgcataaaatagaatcaagcactttcaatgacctgtatctatggatgtatattttcaaaaacttcccaggtccttgaatttttttccccagattcacaaactttcaaggatttcaaggacccgtggagCCCTGAACCAATGGTTGCCAATGATTTTGGTGCATCATGTCAGGTTGTCAATGACATGTCTTGTGACCAAACATCATTGATGTCAACCCATACACCTGCTACCATATTCACAGCTACTTTGGAGTGGACAAGCATGTTTGTGTAGACTCTCTAATGGGTTTTGTAGACCTGAACAAAGATTAATTAAACATTCCTTGTGTTAAACATGACTTGTGTTCCACAGAAAATGACATTGCAACTTACAGATTTTGAGATCTTCATTAATGCATGTGAAATTTGTATTTTCAATGCGTGTACTGTTATATACATATCCCCTCATATTAGGGTatgaaagtttaaaaaaatcatttatggTTGGCTTTCCAGCTGAATTGACAGGACTGAAAGGAAATGAAGAAGGAGGGGGAATCTTCCCTTTTGATCTTTTTAGAGGGGTGCAGGGTCCTCTGTGTGGCTGGCAAACACATTTAGCCTGTAATTGTTCAGATCATTCAGACAATCAGCCTTAGAAATGCATGGGCAAACAAAAGATTACAGCTCCAATTGGAAAAGTCAACAGTTCTTCCATATGTTCCATATACAAACAGGCAAACTGTTAAGTCCCATCTTCTCTTTGAAAAACGTTTGCGTGTAAGTTATAATTTTGCGATTGGCTGCTGGCTTGTGTGCTTGAAATCCGTGCAGCAATACAACAACTGTTATAGTGTTGCATTTTTTTAGATCAGAATAGGTAAATGATTGGTGGTTATGACAGcacaatgtatatatttatatttatttaaatacttaTCCCAGATTTTACGAAGTTGACTTTCTGCTTTCGTTGACTTTCAAGGGTCGTTTAGAGACCTCTGCAGGTTTACCATAAATAATAAGTAGTCTTTTGCTATAAATACTATAGACATTTATTGCTTGCTCATGTAGTGAACGCTGTAGACATATGGATACTAGAAGGAGCACTTGAAGCGGACGTTATCTGCATCATTTGAATCCATGTTTCCTCCATTGAGCTCCAATTTGTAGGAAGGATTTTATGACCAGGGTTAGGCAGAATGTGAAGTAAAAGCAGCTTAAAGGTCTGGGTCATCCCTTTCCTTCACCCCTACCATTCTGCCAGTTCAGCAGGGGTCCTTGTACAAGTCTAAATTGCTCCCTAAGCAAATTAAGAAGGTAGCCTTGTTTGTTTATCAGGGGTTAAGGATGACGGTTGCAGCTCAATAAAATGGATGAAAGCAGTTTTGCGTCCCTTCTTTCTCAGTGGAATTGCTCCTCATTTGCATGCCATCACAAGCTGCACAGAAGGTGTGATTTTTCCCACAACCTGCTGGATCCCCTGGGTTTTCTACAACTTTATGGTCATGGGGACAAATTTCAGGGGAAACTGAGGCCTGATAATGCAGAATAACCGTGGCAAATCATCCAGGTCTGTTAATCAATAGCAGACGTCATCAGTGTAAAACACGGGGAGTCATTTGTAACCGGTGCCTCTTTTCTTTCATGTAACACCGTGACCTTACTTTAACAAATGTAATGCTTTTATTACTGTTGTTTGGGGACATCAAACTTGTAATGCACAAATACATGCACAAATTGTATTTCCAGTAGTTTTTACTGGTTATCAAAATTCCATTTTTCATTAGAccacaaaataaaaagtttgtatTACTGGTTACTGTCTGATCTTTCTGTCTCTGTTAACTGTGTTTATAATGTTGGCAAACATTATAAAGTGATCTTTGAAAGTTTCTCTATAGCTcaatggtagagcattgtgtaaACAGCACAataggtcatgggtttgaacccaaggaacacacatatgataaaaaaatgatataccTTGTAACGCGCTGCTAAAAGTCGTTTTGCATATATGTAAATGTTAAAGACCAACCCCCTTTATTTAATAGTACGTCTGTTTAACCCGTTAACTGGTGCTGTCCTGTGAGCGGGACAcctaagtttacttcaatatttttcatgtaaatgttaatctatcatgacaaactattgttggaaaggtctaattagaatgtagttttcatatttcaaaaccttttagcagtaataacaATGCAGTAactgtaatttattcatttgtgacaagagtatgcagcaaaccaacacaaacctcagttttttgataattttatgtattaaaaataatgctattttgcttttttttttttattacaaataaatgtaaactgctataaaaaagtatattttcacctccagacacttcCGTAAAAAAcgtaaaagtgtattttttaaaacaagaccaaaattaggcttctagaccaaaaaaatgccagagttatattaatttgaatgtgTACATAACCTTTTCACTCCCCCCCCACTCAAAATGGGCTGTTAAATCAGTTAAGGGGTTAAAAAAGATGCCCATTTTGTCCTATAAGGGGTTAAACAGTGTATTTTGAGAGGATCCCATAGttctttaaattaaattatttagcCAAAAAACATCACTACATTCGTTGTAATAAACCAAACCTACAAATGTTTCAAATAATTAATTTGAGAAATATTTAAAACTGTTATTTAAAATTCATTGAGGTTGTATAAGACTTGTCAACAAGATTTTCCCTAGAAAGCAATTGATCACCAGCCAGTGAACTGGATGACACTGTAGGCCCATCAGCGCTGAATGGACGTGAACTAGAATCGCTACTTGCATCATGTATAATACCATTCCAGCACTAATCTGAGAATAATTTTTGACCAGTTTTACaatgcatttaatttaattaaaacatgTTGGAATATGTGAAAGAAGCTTGCAAGTCTATAATTTGTATAGCCTACGTTCAGCAATGTGCATCTCAGGCTAGAAGAAGAAATTCATAGACTTCCTCATCACAGACAAGGTGATAGTGATCTCAGACTACAAATCCCTGTTCTCATTTTCTCACTATATGTTGCCCTCTGATCTTAGCTTTCGGCTCCTTGGAACCCCGTCCGCAAACACACACCACCCTGCTCGGACAAAACAGATACCCCTCCAATCAGATTAAGCTACAGGGAGTTAAAGGTCTGAGATTAAACAAAAACACCTGAGTAAGGGTGAAGAACCAGGGCCAAAGAGCCGCAGCGTGTCCAGTTCAACCAAAGGAGAGACCAAACAGTATTGCCCCCCGGAGAGAGACCGCCCTACTGAGCCGTTGACCTGAGCTGTGCCATTCCAAACATTCTGGGGGGAGAGACCCGGTATCTCTCTGTACTGGTCACTAACCAGAAGGGTTATGCAAACAATGGTGGTATTTATTACGATGAAATTACATAATGACAAGTCGTTTCATACAAAGACAGCACTGGCCTAATTTTCTATAGATGAGGCCTTTCAAATCAGCTAATGCTTCTTTCAGCAAATAATGTATAGGTGCATGACTTGTACGAATATGAATCCCTTAAAAAATGCGAACGTATTGAAACATATGAATGTTGAGTCAATTATGCAAGAACTTTCGAGACAAAGGATGAGCGTCAGTATCCTAAGGTAAATTTATTACacgtttttaaataaatatttccatcattaaaattattttacacatcctcaaataaaaatatatttatatttgtataaaaaacagacaaacaaaatGCAACAAAGAACAAAGCTTTTCCTACAGTTTCATACATTTATACATCTTGGAATTTACAAGTTTCAACCACGTTAGGAAACTTGTGATATAATGAAAATGTAGCTGCCacatttaaatatgtatttaaag
It encodes the following:
- the fbxw4 gene encoding F-box/WD repeat-containing protein 4 yields the protein MFLFHLPEDVLFHVLSYLDQRSLCRLSQACRRSYQFISRDAVWRRIAKDIINTGLTRQGIDVCPSISLKERVRVSQNWSRGFCRKEILLKWKINLLPWIQLDCDVLYLSQAANISAYHLRPEGGKLQNNRVAFFSGHQEDVCRFILTDTHLISAGGDGKIIVHDRGCEYSVAYCGHKQEVNCVDCKGGVIVSGSRDRTAKIWTLTSDRLGECLHTIPMYDRVWSVAISPSLCTFVTGTACCENFAPLRIWDTERCHLVSCLGTEFRRGAGVLDIVYESPFQLLTCGYDTFIRYWDLRVCTRKCVMEWEEPHDSTLYCIKTDKNHMIASGSSYYGVVRLWDKRQTRCLQMFQLAPTTSSPVYSLCFSTTHLYAALASVLYSLDFRTVGSQSWKLPYI